In candidate division TA06 bacterium, one DNA window encodes the following:
- a CDS encoding D-alanine--D-alanine ligase, which yields MEELRKKHIGVLMGGWSREREISLLSGKMVWQALKRKGLNATMIDVKKDSLGSLNSNQIEAAFIALHGEGGEDGRMQALLEVLGIPYTGSGVLASALSLNKAYSKMIFQVSSIRTPDYCLIGKDENSRRAEKKVLEKVGIPLVLKPTTEGSSIGVKFIRSEQSLRENLGNHQREFGNLIAERLKDGMCATVGILGCIKKTRALPVLELVPEGEFYDYKAKYTEGMTEFIIPARLKDAVYEETQELALQSHHALGCHGFSRVDMVIEKNEVPFVLEVNSIPGMMQLSDLPAEAKHEGMDYDDLIIEILKSAFVERPV from the coding sequence ATGGAGGAGCTGAGGAAGAAGCACATCGGGGTTCTCATGGGCGGCTGGTCCAGGGAGCGCGAGATATCTCTTCTATCGGGGAAGATGGTGTGGCAGGCTCTCAAAAGGAAGGGCCTGAACGCCACAATGATAGATGTTAAGAAAGATTCGCTGGGGTCCCTCAACTCAAACCAGATTGAGGCAGCATTCATAGCGCTGCATGGAGAGGGGGGAGAAGATGGACGAATGCAGGCTCTGTTAGAGGTCCTTGGCATTCCATACACTGGATCTGGTGTACTTGCATCCGCTCTTTCGTTGAATAAGGCATACTCCAAAATGATATTCCAGGTCAGTTCTATCAGGACGCCAGACTATTGCCTGATAGGCAAAGATGAGAACTCGCGGAGGGCCGAGAAAAAGGTTCTTGAGAAGGTTGGCATCCCCCTTGTTCTGAAGCCGACGACAGAAGGCTCAAGCATAGGGGTGAAGTTTATTCGCAGTGAACAGTCCTTGCGGGAGAATCTGGGAAATCATCAGAGAGAATTTGGCAACCTGATTGCCGAAAGGTTGAAAGACGGCATGTGTGCGACAGTGGGAATACTCGGATGCATTAAGAAAACTAGAGCTCTACCAGTGCTCGAGCTTGTTCCCGAGGGTGAGTTCTATGACTATAAGGCGAAGTACACAGAAGGGATGACAGAGTTCATTATTCCTGCAAGGCTGAAAGATGCTGTTTATGAGGAGACGCAGGAGTTGGCCCTGCAGTCCCACCATGCTCTCGGATGCCATGGATTTTCAAGAGTGGACATGGTCATAGAAAAGAATGAAGTGCCTTTTGTCCTGGAGGTGAACTCCATACCGGGCATGATGCAGCTTTCAGATTTGCCAGCAGAGGCAAAGCACGAAGGTATGGATTACGACGACTTGATCATTGAGATATTGAAGAGCGCATTTGTGGAGAGGCCGGTCTAA